Genomic DNA from bacterium:
CCGCAAAGAGAGTACCCTGGCAGTTCGCCACCGGCATGACGATCTCGGATTTAGAGCGCGGGTCGCAGGCCACATGACCGGGGAATTGCCGCACATCCGCAACCACCACCGGTTCACCGGTGGTGGCACAGCGGGCGCAGACACCACGGTCCAGCGCCAACCGCACGCAGGCCGGAGGGCCTTGAAACGGGCCCAGCAACAGATGATCGGCCTTGACGAAATAAAAACCGACCCAGAAAAAATCGGGGAAATATTC
This window encodes:
- a CDS encoding GAF domain-containing protein, with product EYFPDFFWVGFYFVKADHLLLGPFQGPPACVRLALDRGVCARCATTGEPVVVADVRQFPGHVACDPRSKSEIVMPVANCQGTLFAVLDIDSERLNAFDEQDVRGLTPILQKLQQIS